One stretch of Ictalurus punctatus breed USDA103 chromosome 5, Coco_2.0, whole genome shotgun sequence DNA includes these proteins:
- the LOC108265185 gene encoding neuromedin-U receptor 2 encodes MGNPWTMNTTSACRLEQSRTRFLILNYSLLCLTFLIGTAANLLVCWVAFRDKSLRTGSNALLVNLAAGDLIRCLVDSPVFLALLVLREKRVRNGSVLCRVQQLTYLLCSCAQLLTLATISVERSQTIASPFSTDKRKGRVRIWILIIWIFALTVAVSSLILSADPLSYSMCRHLHSFDAYVLIPIWTLCVILITVNYLRIFVVVKQHSNKILDSGVQPRLCVVTRVSSGRLAQSSALEAGGGEGNYPRSGPEIVGAVCVLTPKAKALGKARVEGKLAKRLGYIIANVVVFWMPLVLLLTLRLVLECTECCIWGMWELETLATVLTCVPAAVDPLIYTLLHRHFCTEFRKLFCTNQSC; translated from the exons ATGGGAAATCCATGGACAATGAACACAACTTCTGCGTGTAGACTGGAGCAGTCTAGGACACGGTTCCTGATTTTGAATTACTCTCTGCTCTGTTTGACTTTCCTCATCGGGACTGCGGCGAATCTGCTCGTGTGTTGGGTCGCTTTCCGAGATAAAAGCCTGCGCACTGGCAGCAACGCGCTGCTGGTGAACCTGGCCGCTGGAGATCTGATCAGATGTTTAGTAGACTCTCCGGTGTTCTTGGCCTTGTTAGTTCTGAGAGAGAAGCGCGTGAGGAACGGCTCGGTGCTGTGCCGCGTTCAGCAGCTCACTTATTTACTGTGCAGCTGCGCTCAGTTACTCACACTGGCGACCATCAGCGTGGAGAGATCCCAGACCATCGCGTCTCCGTTTAGCACCGACAAAAGGAAAGGACGGGTCCGGATCTGGATCCTGATTATTTGGATCTTTGCACTTACAGTCGCCGTGTCCTCTCTGATTCTGTCCGCAGATCCCCTGTCCTACTCAATGTGCCGCCACCTGCACTCTTTCGACGCCTATGTTTTGATTCCCATCTGGACCTTATGTGTTATTTTGATAACCGTTAACTACTTGCGCATCTTCGTCGTCGTGAAGCAGCACTCTAATAAGATCTTGGACTCGGGAGTGCAGCCGAGGCTGTGTGTAGTGACGCGCGTCTCAAGCGGCCGGCTGGCCCAGTCCAGTGCACTAGAGGCGGGGGGAGGTGAGGGGAACTACCCGCGCTCGGGCCCTGAGATCGTGGGCGCTGTTTGTGTTCTCACCCCTAAAGCCAAAGCGCTGGGCAAAGCAAGAGTAGAGGGAAAATTAGCCAAGAGACTCGGCTACATCATCGCAAATGTGGTCGTGTTCTGGATGCCGCTGGTCCTCCTACTGACACTCAGACTGGTGCTGGAGTGCACAGAGTGCTGT atTTGGGGAATGTGGGAGCTGGAGACCTTGGCGACAGTATTGACGTGTGTACCTGCTGCTGTGGACCCGCTCATATACACGCTGCTCCATCGCCACTTCTGCACCGAGTTCCGCAAACTCTTCTGCACCAATCAGAGCTGCTGA